GACTCCTCACGGATTAGCTGGTTTATGGGAACAATATCTATCGCTCAGGTTGTTGATCCCATCCGTTGGCCTAATTCTCCATGGCGCCTTCTTCAGGTATATCCAATATTTCTCATAACTTTATATTGTCATTGATTTGCAATTTACCTTATATTCTGCTCTTAGATTTGcttctaataattttttctcaaattaacaTCTTTTTTCAGGTGGCATGGGATGAGCCAGATTTACTACACGATGTGAAGCGTGTTAGCCCATGGTTGGTTGAATTGGTGACAAACATACCAGCCATCCATCTTAATCCTTTCTCGCCCCCGAGGAAAAGGATGCGGCTTCCGCAACACCCTGATTTTTCTTTACTTGGCCAAATTCCAATGCCATCTTTTTCTGACAGCACTTTCAGGTCCAGCAGCCCCGCATGTTGCATTACAAACAACATTCCTGGAGGCATACAGGGAGCCAGGCATGCACCGTTTGGATTATCTTCATCAGATCTCCGTTCCAGCAAGCTGCAGTCGGGCCTCTTTCCACATGGTTTTAATCAGCTTGATCATACTATCCCACCTATGGGACACTCCAGTGACTATGGGAACAATAGGAATATTTCTTCCTCGCCCGCAATGGGAAATCTTACCCAAAGTTTAAAAGAAAGCAATGAAATAAAGACGCCCCATATCTTATTGTTTGGTCAACTCATTTTCTGTGAGCAGCAGGTTTCTCAGAGCTGCTCAGATACAATTGGAAACAGTTCATCCAACGGGAATACAGAGAAGACTATGATTTCTTCCGATGCCTCTGGATCTGCATTACATCAAAATGCTCGTGAAAATTCTTCAGATGAAGGGTCTCCTTGGTACAAAGAGCTCCCAAAAACCAACATGGGGTTGGAGACTGGTCACTGCCAAGTCTTCACGGAATCAGAGAATGTGGGAAGAACCCTAGATCTTTCAGTTCTCAGATCATATGAAGAGCTGCACGGCAATCTAGCCAACATGTTTGGCGTAAAAAGTTCAGATATGCTGAGCAATGTGTTCTACCACGATGCTGCTGCTTCTGTTAAGCACACAGGAGATGAGCCCTTCAGGTACCAATGGTTCCTTGGGATCAtttgctttttaatttttcaaaggtCAATCATTTTGTTTACTTAATGCTTTCAACGTTGCAGTGAGTTTTTGAAGACAGCAAGGAGGCTGACCGTTCTTACAGATTCAGGCAGTGACAACATGGGAAGATAGAGATTGCATATTTTCGCTAATTGTACAGTTTCAAACCCTTGGTtttgattttcatttcatttcatttctttttgggTAGTTGTGGGAAGGTTTCACTTCTCACCCATTTTTGGGTTACTTGTAAACCACATTTCTTTTTATCTTAACTGTAAGCTTATGACTGAAATGGCCGCCATTTTAGTCCTCACGGAGTTTAGGCCTACAACTTGCTCAATAATTGTTTCCTAGTTATGCCTTTGTATCAGACTAAGAAATGAAGAGAACTTTTCTTTTAAGATGATTGAGGGAATTCAAGTTCGAACTTTAAAGAAGACATGGTGAATCAGAATAAATGCATGTTGCTCGTTGCCATTGGTTTCCTAAACAATGCAAAAAAGATTGAAAGATGATAGGTAGGCGTGGTGGTGGTAGAATCAGACAAAAGCATTCTTAACAACAGGGTGGTTAAGGATACACCATTGGTCTTACATCTTGAAATAACTTTCCAACCACCACAAATATCAGACTAATTCGTCTTTTTGTCATCTCATAATCCTAAAGTGTTTTtataccaacaaaggaaaacGTGTTTAGAGTCAACCAAAATTGAATCTTGAAATGTTTTATGTTTATGGTGGAGAACATAAGAATAGGTGGGTTTTCTCGGATTCAGGgtcagaattaaattgtatatttttataataataaaaatataattttattattttaatagtctatatctttatgatttttaaagaattaaattaatttttattatatttttttgaatggtaaaaagtacaattttactattactaatttaatattttataaattataaagaatgtaaataacaaattttctattttaagaatCATGGCTGAGAACCTGCTAGCCTCCTAATTTTGCCACTACTTGCGTTCAAGTTAATAAGAAagagtttttatatatatatatatatgtataagaacTAATTTGGAAAGTTTTTGCATGAACAAATGTTGTATTAGTTGAGATTACATTTTGTTGCGTCAGAACTCGAGGTGTAAATGAGacttttgaattatttgagtttgaCTTGAAAACAAAAAGTTATATTTAGTTAGATCATTGTCGAGTCAAATTTGAcagaattgaatttaaatatctGTGGctactcaatttttatttatttataaataatattgaaaatctcaattttgaatttgaactaaGGTCAAGCATAAATAATCGAAGAATCCAATTTCTTTACTAAATAAATAAGCTTAACTAAACCTAATTGAACAAACacaaatggttaaatttatatctcgaatatgtcaaaatttttataatttgataagattttcttttcaaccttaataaaatttatttacttaaatataaGAGTGAGTGTTAACCGAATCAAGtgaaaattttttagttaaCCGAGTTCACgagtcatattttatcatcctaactcaatttgaatttttcaaattaagtcgagtgaaattaaatttaagtcaaattgaatcgagtgaaattgttcgagttaaattttaaaaattcaacatgtcaaattaaaatcttgttaggatataactaattttatgttagagtacataaatttgaaaacatataataataaagatactttagtatgataaacttgaataattaattaacttatttatgtctcaaaaatattatttgagaaaattttaactttctttatatattctttagaattttttgaattttagaacttttataaatattttgaattttaaaatttattttatttttttgtaattttgttgaaagagatcattttgctcattttcaaaattaatgagACTAAAGGAGTATTTACAccaatttgttatttaaattataaatttcaatttaagtcGATTTCGAATAATTCGatttgattaactcaaaaaattaaatttattttttaatttttttaaatcgaatcgaatttaATGGGAGTAAAAGTTGGATCTGATGTTTGACCGAAGAAGGAAGTAGGGGTTTGAAATTGATAGTGAAACAAAAGCAAGCATGCATCAAGATTCTGCGGAATTTCTGTTGAGATGATGACACAGACAGAGATGAAGGAGGTGTGTGTTGCCTTTGCCTTTGCCGGGTCTCTAGGCATTTAATCTCCTTGGGATCTTCaataaatatcctttttttAACCAAAGTCAACACCcacctttttatattttccatttacTCTTTCtgccattttaaaaatatgaaataacactaactatttaaaaaaataggattgagtcttaattcgatTGGTATAAGTATTATTATCAATACAAGAGGACGTGAGTCCGAACATGTTGAAGtacattattctcctatttatgagttaaggaAAGGCTacgaataattttaaataagctctcgtaaaaaataaatattatcagAATCTATATTTCGAAATTGAAAATATGGGGATTtgaatgaaaacaaaaacaaattggTTAAACCAGCTAAGGTTTGATTCAGACATTGAAATAGAACTGGCGTTTGCCAGTGCACAAGGCAGACAAAGATTCGTGAGTCAAGGAATGCTGGCCCCACCTCTTTTATTATCTccaatttctctttttctctttcaacTTCTCTTCATATTAtcctctcttctttttctcgcctataaaacattttaaaattcaacccaaTTCAACGTATCAGATTggagtagacctgtccatgggccgggcggcccggcccggcccgatggccCGTCTGAAATATGGGAgagttcgggtaaaaatataggcccgaaatatgggcttgggcaaaaaaatgagacccgtttaaaaaatgggctggGCTCGAGCTCAACTTTTTGGCCGGGCCGGCCcaccgaatataataaatatatatttttatttttatttttaattttaaaatactttaaaaatattttttatttttattttaaaatatttttgtgtttattaaaaatcggtaGGGCAACTCAAGCTTACTTTTTTCCCAGTAGAACACAGGCAAAATTTCAGCCCATATTTGGGCGGGCCCggcctaagagtcgggccgaaattttttcgaaCTGGCCCTACCATGGACGACTCTAGATTGGAGCCGATTGAGTATCAGCTCGAATGTGTTGaaatgcattatcctcctatttataggttgagagaCAGCTATGAATAGTTTCaaatattgtgtcaaaaagagccgacattaaattaggaaaattaaatggatattattaattataaaaatataaaaaagttgatgaaatttaaatatttaaattatatattatatattatagtgTAATGGTCTAATCCCAAGAAAATTATAGTATATTAATTGAGACATGGGAATACAAAATTGTACAACTTGTATTCAAGTTTCCTGTGCACTTGAATAAACAAAGATGGTATTGGAAAACACAATTAGACCATCAAGATTTGAAccaattaaatttctttaatggATTTAGGTTTTAGAAGTTGTGGTTGGGGTTAGCGTTCGATTGAATTAagttgaattgaatgaaaaaaattttaagttaatcgagttgttgagtcttattttattattctaactcgatttaattttttttaattgaatcgaTGAAATGAAATCAAGtcgaattgagtgaaattgtatgagttaaattaaaaaaataattaaaatcttgttacaccatatatatttgaaaaattttcaaaacaaaataagaaagaaaaaagacattttagtatgataaacttgaataattgaTGTGATATTTTACTATCGTGTCATGtaatcacctaaaaacgacttttttataaaaaaaattaggtgatGATGTGACAATTTTTGAGTGTTACGTCATTATATgaaccaaaattgaaaaaagttacCAAATTCAAATACTAATGTgcgagaaattattttatggataaTTCCCACCACATCATCTTATAGTccatttctaattatttaatgacatttcagcAATTTTTTCCATGTTATTGACAcataatattgataaattttttacttgGATATTAAATCTCGGACTCTAAACTTGAACTCCAAAACCAAACCCCGAACCCGAACTTAAATTCAGCTTTAAGTTTAGGATTCGATATTCAAGGTTTAAGGTTCGAGATTTaagtttggggtttaaggtaaagaaaataccaaaattatgtgtcaataacataaataaatttgttgaaatgccataaaataattgaaaaatgacCATATATAATGTGATGGGAATcatccataaaataaaatttcctaatGTAGGCCCTAATTGGATTCGAAGTGCGGAATACATCCTAAGTGACCCAAATACATTTCTCCATTATCAAGAGCCCAAATAACCCTAGTTATCAATCATCCACAAGCCCAAGCTTTTATTGGAGTTCTACAAAGCTTGAAAATGTGCCCCACTAATTAATATGAGGTTAAACTTCGAGGCTAGTCCCTGCACTTATTGATTTGTGTAGTTTTAGTCACCCtacttttatttgcttaaaattgGTTCTTTTACTTTTTGATTTGCTCATTTCCAGTCCCTCCATTAGGCacaattacaaatttaacccCTCAAGCTTTACAactttttgtcaatttgatccttactctttttatttttgttttaattgttaAGAAACTTAATATTAATCACcactaaattataaatcattattcaattaattatggGTTTATTCGTACGCaattgcaaaattaaaattttttaataataaactttgaaaaaaaatcccTCTCTTTCAACTCTCCTTACTTTCTTCTTTCATATTCCCTCAACTCTCATAGCTTCTTCTAATAATCGAAACTATCAAACAAAACCTTCACTCTCCTCTttctaaaaaattgaaaccccaaAAGAAGGAACAAAAGTCTTCATgtcccccccccccttttttttgtatggtttccttcaattttttagatatctctaaatattttatgcaaaatataaacatgctcataaatattaaaacatgaaaaattaactaaaagaTGAATGGAAATTTATCTTCTAGCcattgatgtttatttttttatgtgtatTAGTTCTTCTATAGTCTTAACAACTCAATTAGATTATGTTTGAAACGTATTTATGAGATTTAATTATATGGAATGTTGTGTATGTTTGATATGAGTTGCTTTAGCAACGTACTGTGATGTTACACAGTCGGATCCGGCAATCAGGTTGGGTGTGGGGTGTCACatgtaactttaaaaatttaccaaaaattttagaaatttaattaaaatttgaaccatATATGGTCAAAAATCTTAATGATACTAATTTTTATTAGAGCAAATGAAACttgtgtttgaattttttaaaatgagataaatttattttagtgtgtCAAGGTTAAAGTGTTAGTAGTTTCCCATGTTTCAACTtgaaaaattgttataaattgtataaatgaaTTAGAATATGATCCTTATATGTATGAAATGATTACCGAGTCTAGTTTATAATGGAATAAATGGTAatgaattatgaattatgtATTAAAGATAAACATTTTTAACCGAAGGAAGGTCAAAACTGCCTggcaacaaaaaagaagaagaaggtaaCTATAAAAAGTTTTGGAGTTAATTCACTTGTGTGAATATTCTGATTTTTTTGTGGTGAAAGGTTAGTAAGTATAGtttctaaaacattaaatagaTCTTGATCTTGAATTGTGTGCATTTAGAAATAAACATTTTAGTAACTGCTACTCAAGTAGACAATCATGTTATGCGTATATGTGACATGGAACACTTGAATGTAGCTATgatatgcatataaatatatgaattatttgtatGATTGAGTACCTATatgttgaaataatt
The sequence above is a segment of the Gossypium raimondii isolate GPD5lz chromosome 4, ASM2569854v1, whole genome shotgun sequence genome. Coding sequences within it:
- the LOC105780565 gene encoding auxin response factor 18, whose translation is MITVMDCRKEVVKTSEKCLDPQLWHACAGNMVQMPAVNSKVFYFPQGHAEHANRNVDFGSLLIPSLILCRISAIKFMADPETDEVYAKIMLVPLRENDFGYEDGFDGNIGMENLEKPPSFAKTLTQSDANNGGGFSVPRYCAETIFPRLDYSAEPPVQTIHAKDVHGNVWKFRHIYRGTPRRHLLTTGWSNFVNHKKLVAGDSIVFLRAENGDLCVGIRRVKRGIGSGHEYPSSWNLGDGSSGYSPLLREGESKSMRNDSNGDLRGRIRPENVIEAVTRAANGQPFEVVYYPRASTPEFCVKASSVRTATQIHWYPGMRFKMAFETEDSSRISWFMGTISIAQVVDPIRWPNSPWRLLQVAWDEPDLLHDVKRVSPWLVELVTNIPAIHLNPFSPPRKRMRLPQHPDFSLLGQIPMPSFSDSTFRSSSPACCITNNIPGGIQGARHAPFGLSSSDLRSSKLQSGLFPHGFNQLDHTIPPMGHSSDYGNNRNISSSPAMGNLTQSLKESNEIKTPHILLFGQLIFCEQQVSQSCSDTIGNSSSNGNTEKTMISSDASGSALHQNARENSSDEGSPWYKELPKTNMGLETGHCQVFTESENVGRTLDLSVLRSYEELHGNLANMFGVKSSDMLSNVFYHDAAASVKHTGDEPFSEFLKTARRLTVLTDSGSDNMGR